The Melopsittacus undulatus isolate bMelUnd1 chromosome 12, bMelUnd1.mat.Z, whole genome shotgun sequence genome has a segment encoding these proteins:
- the UPB1 gene encoding beta-ureidopropionase: protein MAGVLESVESCLERHLPPEELAEVKRILYGGEARKLCLPAAALSAAQERDFELQGYGFDAEPEQLRRPRIVRVGLIQNKIPLPTDTAVSVQVAALHRRIAEIVEVAAKSGVNIVCFQEAWTMPFAFCTREKLPWTEFAESAEDGPTTKFCQELAKKYNMVVISPILERDETHGGTLWNTAVVISSSGAVLGKSRKNHIPRVGDFNESTYYMEGNTGHPVFQTQFGTIAVNICYGRHHPLNWLMFSMNGAEIIFNPSATVGKLSESMWPVEARNAAIANHCFTCPINRVGTEYYKNSFTSGDGGKAHHDLGYFYGSSYVAAPDGSRTPGLSRVRDGLLVVEMDLNLCRQVSDKWNFKMTGRYEMYADKLTEAVQPCFIPNIIKERASH, encoded by the exons ATGGCCGGAGTCCTGGAGTCGGTGGAGTCGTGCCTGGAGCGGCACCTCCCGCCCGAGGAGCTCGCCGAGGTGAAGCGGATCCTGTACGGCGGAGAGGCGAG AAAACTTTGTTTGCCAGCTGCTGCTCTATCAGCTGCTCAGGAAAGAGATTTTGAGCTGCAGGGCTATGGATTTGATGCTGAACCAGAGCAATTGAGAAGGCCACGTATTGTTCGAGTGGGACTGATACAGAATAAAATTCCACTGCCCACAGACACAGCAGTGTCAGTCCAG GTGGCTGCATTGCACAGACGAATTGCAGAGATTGTGGAAGTAGCTGCAAAATCCGGGGTCAACATAGTTTGCTTCCAGGAGGCTTGGA CCATGCCCTTTGCTTTCTGTACAAGAGAGAAGCTTCCTTGGACTGAATTTGCTGAGTCAGCAGAAGATGGGCCAACAACAAAATTCTGTCAGGAG CTGGCAAAGAAGTACAATATGGTTGTGATATCTCCAATCCTGGAGCGAGATGAAACACACGGGGGAACTCTGTGGAATACTGCAGTGGTCATTTCTAGTTCTGGAGCTGTCCTTGGCAAAAGTAGAAAAAATCACATTCCAAGGGTTGGAGATTTCAATGAG TCTACTTACTATATGGAAGGAAATACAGGACACCCAGTGTTTCAGACTCAGTTTGGAACAATTGCTGTGAATATCTGCTATGGACGCCATCACCCTCTGAATTGGCTCATGTTTAGTATGAATGGAGCAGAGATCATCTTTAACCCTTCAGCCACTGTTGGAAAGCTCAG TGAGTCAATGTGGCCAGTCGAAGCAAGAAATGCTGCTATAGCTAATCACTGTTTTACCTGTCCCATCAACAGGGTAGGAACG GAGTACTACAAAAATTCCTTTACTTCTGGAGATGGTGGAAAAG CACACCATGACTTGGGCTATTTTTATGGCTCAAGTTACGTAGCTGCACCAGATGGCAGCAGGACACCAGGACTCTCTCGTGTTCGGGATGGACTTCTGGTGGTGGAGATGGATCTGAATCTTTGCAGGCAAGTCAGTGACAAATGGAATTTTAAG atgactGGTAGATATGAAATGTATGCAGACAAGCTCACTGAAGCAGTCCAGCCTTGTTTTATACCCAACATAATCAAAGAGAGAGCATCTCATTAA
- the GUCD1 gene encoding protein GUCD1, protein MKSPREDGEPPPVDCIQLKVPVIQQLYHWDCGLACSRMVLQYLNHLDNDEFQKAIQELQLTKSIWTIDLAYLMRHFGVKHKFCTQTLGVDKGYKNQSFYRKHFDTEENRVNQLFAQAKACKVLVEKCTVTVQDIQSHLSQGHVAIVLVNAVLLLCDLCSSPVKYCCFLPIGQKCFCRNPDYQGHFIVLCGYNKASGSIYYNNPAYADRTCCTSISNFEEARTSYGTDEDILFIYTDS, encoded by the exons atGAAGAGCCCCCGGGAGGACGGGGAGCCGCCGCCAG TTGACTGCATCCAGCTGAAAGTACCAGTCATTCAGCAGCTCTACCACTGGGACTGTGGGCTGGCCTGCTCCAGGATGGTGCTGCA GTACCTGAATCATTTGGACAATGATGAATTTCAGAAAGCCATCCAGGAACTCCAGCTAACAAAGAGTATCTGGACTATTGACCTGGCCTACCTAATGCGGCACTTTGGTGTCAAGCATAAGTTTTGCACCCAGACACTTGGAGTGGACAAGGGCTACAAAAATCAG TCGTTTTACAGGAAGCACTTTGACACAGAAGAGAATCGAGTGAATCAGCTCTTTGCACAAGCCAAAGCCTGCAAGGTGCTGGTGGAGAAGTG cacagtAACTGTTCAAGACATTCAGAGCCACCTGTCTCAAGGTCACGTAGCCATTGTCCTAGTGAACGCTGTCCTGCTGTTGTGTGACCTTTGCTCAAGTCCTGTCAAATactgctgcttcctccccatTGGACAGAAGTGCTTCTGCAGGAATCCTGACTACCAGGGCCATTTCATTGTGCTATGTGGCTACAACAAAGCCTCAGGGAGTATTTACTACAACAACCCTGCCTATGCTGACA GAACGTGCTGCACCAGCATCAGTAACTTTGAGGAAGCCAGGACAAGTTATGGCACTGATGAAGATATTCTGTTCATCTACACAGACAGCTGA
- the SNRPD3 gene encoding small nuclear ribonucleoprotein Sm D3, with protein MSIGVPIKVLHEAEGHIVTCETNTGEVYRGKLIEAEDNMNCQMSNITVTYRDGRVAQLEQVYIRGSKIRFLILPDMLKNAPMLKSMKNKNQGSGAGRGKAAILKAQVAARGRGRGMGRGNIFQKRR; from the exons aTGTCGATCGGAGTGCCTATTAAAGTCCTGCATGAGGCCGAAGGCCATATTGTGACATGTGAAACCAATACGGGAGAAGTTTACCGAGGGAAACTTATTGAAGCTGAAGACAACATGAATTGTCAG ATGTCCAACATAACGGTGACATACAGAGACGGACGAGTGGCACAGCTGGAACAGGTCTACATCAGAGGCAGCAAGATACGGTTTCTAATTTTACCAGATATGTTGAAGAACGCTCCTATGCTAAAGAGCATGAAGAATAAAAACCAGGGCTCTGGAGCTGGGCGAGGAAAAGCAGCTATTCTCAAAGCTCAAG tggcTGCCAGAGGAAGAGGCCGTGGGATGGGCCGTGGCAACATCTTCCAGAAGCGAAGATAA